AGGAGGGGTGGGCGGGGAGGTTGTCAGGTTGCACACTATCAGCATGGGTTCTCTGGTTGTGACATATGGTGGGATTCACCCTTTTTCCTGCAGCCATCCCTACCCTGCATTGCATCCCTATATCTGGCCCGTGGTCCCTCCTGGAAGCGATGTCAGAAACAAGGCTTCTTCACACCTCTCTGGAGCATAGTGAAGAGAATAACACtgtgttccctttttttttaactgcagggGGTTACATTTAGAGACTTAGAAGTTACTCTATAAACTTCCCACAGAGCCTGCCGCCTTTAAAAGTGCTGGTGGTGTATGACCAACAATGTGACATTTTAGCAAGATTTTAACACAACATGTGTTAAAATGTGTGTCTTGGGTGCTACTGCAAACCTACTGTTGCATGGGTCCTACAAGTGAAAAAACACAAAAGAGTGTTTTGTCCTGCCCTCTCTGTCCTGTGCTACCACACTGAACCAGAACCGGTGGGGACTGCAGGCAAGACAGACAGGTCtcattaaatattatttaacGCACCTGGAAGACGTACCTGATAAAAGCTACACCTCAGCCCACAGCATTTGCCCTCCTAACAGAGCAAGGAGATAGTCGAGGaaagggagccagaggaggacCAGCCCCACATCTCACACCGGCATTTATCTCCTGTGCTTGTGAGGCAGACACAGGAATGATTTTCATGTTGCATTCAGCTCCACAGTCTTCAGAGGTGTTGCAAGAAATGAGTTGAAGGGTCCACTTTTTGAGATTCAATAGTTTATTAGTCCAGGGATTTCATCAGTACATTGTCTCTTCTCTGGGTGCCACAGCTTTTTCTAAAAAGCCTTACCagggagaaagaagagctgTAGCAGATTGTAAAGACGCAGAGCTCATCTgcttccttcctctgcagcagcctTCTGTAGATCCCGTTAGCatcaccagcactgctgctgtcaggaGCCCTTTCTCCCATTTGTATCTGAATCCCAAACAGCCCAAGAGAGAGAACTCAGGTCTTTAAAGCTTTCCGAGGGGTTGATGTTGAAAGGCTTGTATATGTGAGGGTCAAATCCACAGTACATCCATTGATTTTATTGAAAATATCTTTGTTTTACTTGACTAAATTTTATCAATAATTCTCCCAAATCCAAAATCCTGTAGCACCATGCAAATCCACATAGTGCCATAGTAACCAATGAGTGTGTTTTCTCCCAAAGCATACGTAAACTTTTCTTCATGCAGTTCATCTGTCACTGTTAAAGATTAAAGAGCTGGACATGCTCTGTAATTCCTCTTACAAATCTGATCTATCGTCTTGAAGAGAGCTTTTTATAACAGCTATTACACTATAACTGGCATTTTGTGTGTTCTTAGActtcttttttctgtatttattttattttatttggacACTGTGAGTTTTGCTGTTTTGGCCTTGGTGCACTCAGTGCTGTGACTCACGTATTCCACAGCCGCTGCCAGATCTCCGGATCCAACATTATAATTATCACATTAGGATCTGTCATTGTAGCCCTGACTTAATAAATAGCAGAACAGTGATTAGAATCGCTGATTGATCCATTCCACAGTTTTGGACACTCACATCTGAGATGAAAAGAGGGACTGTTAAAGATATTAAAGACTTGAAATGTCAGTATTCCAGATTAAATTAGTATTAATCAGTCATTCCAGGTACACTAGCTTTTATATATAGTAAGAATTGCTGTATTTGGTAATCTGGTGATGATCAGCTAAAACCATGACTCAAATTAATCTCATGTGCTGCAAGGGAAagccccagcctttcctccatGCCCAGCTTGCTGGAGCCATTAAAATCAGAGCAAATTATTTGGGTTCCTTCAGGTGAAACTCACAGTGCCATTCAGGAGAGCATGTCAGGCACTGCAGTCCCAGGTGGACATTCAATCCACAGGACCAGACTAGACCACATTCAACACAAGAAAAGCCCTGAAACGTGCAAAGTATAAATGCTCAGCACCAGCTCTCTCACTGCACATCCACAGGTCAGAAGTAAAACACCCTGATGGTGTCTGAGCTACAGCTCCATGGAGGGGATGCGGCTGCTTGTGGATTTTCACCCTACAGCTTCCCCATGCTCTGCCTGGAAACTTAGGGCAAGCATGGAGCCTGCAGGTGAACCAAAAGGGCCAGTGAGAGATTGACTGAGGCATGTAAGGTGGAGGCATATATTTAAATTGTAGTTGTCCAAAGGCAGTACTATGCTGTTCAGagaccagcagcagccccagaagATAGAATTGCAGTGATGTCTGCTTGCTGTGAACAGGAAAAGTCAGGTGACATGCCATGCCCACTGCACAGCTCCTTGTGGCAGCTTGTGACATCTCGGGGGAATGGGCCCACctcactggttttttttctttgaaaaaccgTAAGCTTTAGAAAGAAATTTTGTTATCCTGGAAGGAGTGGAAGGAGATAAGCAGGGATATGAAAATTTACTAGGCAAATCCAAATTTCTATCATACCTTCTATGTATCCAGTGATGCTATGAACATGGATGGCTTTTATTCCTAAAGGCTGTATGATCAACATGGACATTTTACATTTCTTCAAAACCTGCTTGGTTGAGATTTGTAGCTTGACAGATATAGAATAGACTAAGGAAATGTGCTGGTTGCATAGAGCTATACTTTCAGTTCATAAATATAAACtcaaaaattactttaatttgtgcaattttgttttcatttttgaatGGGGCAAAGGTTTGGACAGTTTAAAAGTTCTGAAAACTAAATTCTCTAGACTGCTCGGGGTTGACGTGAGGTTGTGTGCTGACAGCTCAAAAGCATTCATCCAAAACCCAGCAGCATCAATCTTGTCTGTGCTCACTTCAAAAGGtctcttttttctgttcttgtcAATACTTTATTCTAGATCAGAAATTCCCTTCCAGGGCGATCTTAATACCAAACAAGCATTGAGTCATTCTGCAATGTGATGCTTTACCCCTAGAGAACTGCTAGAAGTCAGCCCCTGAGCAGAGGAAATTGTGGGCAGACACTGACCCTGTTCCCTCCTTTCCAGTGCATGGAAACTGTGGTGCATGAAAACTGTGCAGCCCAAAATGGAGACTCCAACTTTCACCTTATTAGTGTTGCATCTTTTTGCCTTCATCATCTGGGAAGATGAGCTGCCAGGCTGGAGATTTGGCTTTTCTGAGTCATATGTGAGCAAAAATATAATGACTGTACCTCTGACCAGCACAGTCAAGAGGAAAATAGTACAATTATGGCCAACAGTAAGTGTGGATTAGGGCACACCATGCCAACCACCTGCTTTCTGTCCCTGAATGTATGATTTCACTTCTCTTCATCTCCAAAATTGGGGTAACAGTGCTCATCTACATTTCTAAAGTGTTTCCAGGCTAAAGGCCAAACACCTTTACTAggagtgatttatttttaactctgtCACCACAACCCCATTTGTGTATGTGAGGGATGCTGTGCTCTCGTATCTTTGAGGCTCCTGGTGCTTCCTGCCTTGAGATCCTAGGTTTCTATGCAGCCTGTGTTCAGGGATATAAGGAATCCTCACTGTACTTGTCAAGCAGCAAACTTGCCCAGCATGCGCAATCTTTTCTCACCTTGAAAACATTCTTAGGGATTTCCTACTGAGACTCAAAGGCAgtcatatattttatttattttattacaagGCATGTAAGTAAAAACTTGCATATCTGAAAAAAAGATATTAGATAGAAAATGGTAATAAAATTAACATTATTATCTTAAGAAAATTGGTAATAAATACATTTCCCCTCGACATTAAAATGCTTGTTATTTtgcacaaaaataaatacagcataGCTCTGGCATAGAGAAAGGCCAAGGATGGATACAAGAAGTCCATGTGGTGTCATAAAAAAGCTCAGGTGATTTTTAAAGGTTTGGCAGCCTGCACTTGATGCACTTTGATACAACTTGCACTTCAATTTTAATTTCACTATGATTTTTAAACGGTCCCATAATATGAAAAGATGAGAGGAAAATTTGTTTGACTataagatttttcctttaaatattttcaaagtaaGAGATGTGTAAACTCACTGAAACTAATcctcaaaataaagaaaaaataccaaacaGGTGTCTTTGTGGTTATTttacaaaaatgcattttttttcagctgtgggtgCTCAAGCCTGACCAGCCAACTGACACAGGACCAATCTCCAGTCAGTTCCTCAATTCTttacacagtttaaaaaaaagaaatattaataacaaggagaaatgcaaagacaGTAGTATTCACTTCCCAAGTCACGGCATTTGAGGTTCTTACACTATTATCCAAAGGTGAGAGGAGAAAGAACAGGTGTATTCCAGAACAGTTCCCAGCATAATTTTGGGTCATTCTGGTCtatacttttcttttaaaactactgacaaaaaaaaaaaaaaaaaaaaaaaaaaaaaggaagagagacaTTTCCATGCACTGTGCTGTTCTTATGCCAGCACATATCACAAGCACAACTGTGAACCTAAGTCACTGATAGCCCAATCTAATATAGATTGATTGATTGTCCCATGACAAAGTTAGATAATGTCCACAAAATGCCACAAGCTCTGGCAGAGTCCAGTGTTCCTAAAGTACTGATAGGTCATGGCAAGACTTGGACTTGAGTTTGAAGGCCATGTTCTTGTTGTTCTTGGCAACTATTTTGCCCCAGAACCGCCTGGCTTTCTTGGGGATGCTCTCTCTCCGTTTCTGTAGTGCCAGTCGCTTCTCGTTCTTTTCCTTGCTGTCCCTCCGGAGCCGGACTTGCCGCACGATGCCTTCAAACAGCTCTTTCACGTTGTGCTGCACAGCTGCTGAGGTCTCAATGAACTTGCAGTCAAACACGACAGCACAGGCTCGCCCCTCTGCAAAATTGCAAAGTGGACACGTTACATGGGGTCACAAGCcccagggaggagggaagaagagaCAAGACAAGCTGCCATGTGCGGGGGAGTCAGAGCCACCAGGGAATTCCTCAAGCCTAATATAGGCACAGATAAGTCTTTAATTACCTGATGCTGCCTGCTAGCCCATGATCCATCTGCTCTGTGTCACAGCCCCtttccggggggggggggggggggggggggggggcgttaATCCCCTCCAAGTAAAGCCCAGCCCACGCTGCTGGCTgcaaaggtagcagggaatggcAGACTTGAGCTGAGACACTGAAGGCTGGGAGGCCAGCAATGCCTCAGTACCACCTGGCCATCTTCGATGCAGACTCCCTCAAGGTGCACTGAAGGGTGATAATGGCCCTCTCCAGGCATATagcacagcactggaagcagggCACATTCCTCCTTCATGGGCCATGGGTGTAAATCAGAGCCTTGGAACTGTAGTAATATCAGTGAGAACAGACACATGTACAAAACCCTAGACCTGTGTCTATGGCTTTAGGGGTACATCTGAAACCACAGTTCTTACCCCAAGTTACATAAGCCTAAGCTAAACCTGACAGGTGTCTTTCACACACAAGCCAATTTATTGTCTTCTGGCTTGCTGTGAATTCATTGCCAGGGCCACTACAGTGACATGAATTCACCTGCCATCTTTCTAAAGAACTTTCAAGCTGGGCAAAGAGGAATGAGAAGGCAACCCTGGGCTCCCTATGAGCCCCTCAGTTCAAGCCCTTTACTTGGGGCAACTGTGACACGAGCCAGAGGAACTGTGCACATccacagagaaaggaagaaaaagtctaGCTCAGCTGGGAAACAGAAGAGCAGAACAGctgcagagagaaggaaatgcTGAGCAGAAGAACCCATGTTTCTAATGGGCCAAGAGAAGAACATCAAATGCACTGCTATGTGTTATGGTGTGCCACCTCAGCCTTAGGGAAGACTCTCCAAGAAGAGATTTTACTGATTGAGGATGTTGAGAGCCAGAAACAATGTTCCCAACAGTCTCTCCATTCCTATTTATGGGCTTAGTGGTTATTGATTTGTGTGTAGCCAAGGGAAGGCTGATTTAGCATCCCAAAGCAAGGCAGTAAGGAGACCTCTTCTGAAAGGCTGCACAGTTCCTGCCCAGACTAGCAAAATAAAGACTGGGAGGGAATTTTAATTCATCAGGGAGGACAGAGAACTGGTTATAAAGAAGAGAATTTTTGGCAGCAGAATAAAGGGGGATAAACTCGTTATGCATAAACATGCACTGGGAATCCAAAGTGTTTTCAGCTACCAGAGAAATCACATCTTGCAGTGGTCTTACACTAGGAGCTGGAAGGGAAGAAGTCCCatttatgatggtacttaataGATACAGAAATGGGATTATCTGACATATAACAGTATTACTAAGGAAGGCTTAAGGACCTGGCAGACCCTTCCCAGTACTCTGCCCTCTGTTCCAGTCCTCTGTTGTTTATTGCTCTTTTATTGCCCAGTCCTAATCACAGTGCACTCCCTCAGCCAGAGCACTGCAGTTTGTCCAAAAGCTACTAGATGACTTTTAATGTTTATGTTAGGTTTATGCTCATCATTTCCTTACCTGCCACTGACACTTCACGGCACCTGACAAGGTCACTTTTGTTGCCAACCAAAATAATGGGGATATCTTCTTTCTGGCGTGCCCTGCGGAGCTGTATTCTGAGTTCAGAGGCCTTCTCAAAGCTTGCTCGGTCTGTGATGGAGTAGACAATCAAGTAGGCGTCTCCCACTTGCATGCA
This genomic interval from Aphelocoma coerulescens isolate FSJ_1873_10779 chromosome 2, UR_Acoe_1.0, whole genome shotgun sequence contains the following:
- the GEM gene encoding GTP-binding protein GEM, with product MTLNNVTMRRTHNSSLHQQQQQRWSIPADGKNLLVQKDSNEYNPQKRYTISPDEYYRRSWSSESSDSVISSESGSSCYRVVLIGEQGVGKSSLANIFAGVHDSIDSDCEVLGEDTYERTLMVDGESATVILLDMWDNKREGEWIRDHCMQVGDAYLIVYSITDRASFEKASELRIQLRRARQKEDIPIILVGNKSDLVRCREVSVAEGRACAVVFDCKFIETSAAVQHNVKELFEGIVRQVRLRRDSKEKNEKRLALQKRRESIPKKARRFWGKIVAKNNKNMAFKLKSKSCHDLSVL